Proteins encoded by one window of Enterococcus faecalis:
- a CDS encoding YopX family protein — MIPKFRARDQRGNWHIGLLTFMFGQYAIVNESDENSVYLIDKETVGQSTGLKDKNGVEIFEGDILKIIEVTNEGISEYITDVIWEDCSFVFKSEGVDYYDSFLGAFSGDPNKTYPLFELLVIGNVWDNLKLLERTE; from the coding sequence ATGATCCCAAAATTTAGAGCAAGAGATCAAAGAGGTAACTGGCATATTGGACTTCTAACTTTTATGTTTGGCCAGTATGCCATCGTAAATGAATCAGATGAAAATTCGGTTTATCTGATTGATAAGGAAACAGTCGGACAATCAACAGGGTTGAAAGACAAGAACGGCGTTGAAATTTTTGAGGGTGATATTTTGAAAATAATAGAAGTAACAAATGAAGGTATTTCAGAATACATCACTGATGTTATTTGGGAAGACTGTTCATTCGTGTTTAAAAGTGAGGGTGTAGATTACTATGACTCTTTTTTAGGGGCATTTTCAGGAGATCCAAATAAGACATATCCACTTTTTGAACTATTAGTCATCGGAAATGTATGGGATAACTTAAAACTATTGGAGAGAACAGAATGA
- a CDS encoding class I SAM-dependent methyltransferase, with product MKRILDACCGSRMFWFDKQNEQVLFMDNREHYEKLDSGHVIDVNPNLVADFRKMPFEDNSFYHVVFDPPHLLRCGNNSWLAKKYGKLNEKTWKEDIQKGFHECMRVLKPNGTLVFKWNEEQIKLSEILSTIDCEPLYGNKRAKTHWLVFMKAGE from the coding sequence ATGAAAAGAATACTTGATGCTTGCTGTGGTAGCAGAATGTTTTGGTTTGATAAGCAAAACGAACAAGTTTTGTTTATGGACAACAGAGAACATTACGAAAAATTAGACAGTGGGCATGTTATCGATGTTAATCCTAATCTAGTTGCAGATTTTAGAAAGATGCCTTTTGAAGATAACTCGTTTTATCATGTTGTATTTGATCCTCCGCATTTATTGAGGTGTGGTAATAACAGCTGGTTGGCTAAAAAATATGGCAAGCTAAACGAGAAAACTTGGAAAGAAGATATACAAAAAGGTTTTCATGAGTGTATGAGGGTTTTGAAGCCCAATGGGACGTTAGTTTTTAAATGGAACGAGGAACAAATCAAGTTATCTGAAATATTAAGCACAATTGATTGTGAGCCATTGTACGGCAATAAAAGAGCAAAAACACATTGGTTAGTATTTATGAAAGCGGGTGAATAA